The genomic segment TGAGCCTTGCCCTGCGCGTGATCCCCTGCCTCGACGTCCACGACGGTCGGGTGGTGAAGGGGGTCAACTTCACCAATCTGCGGGATGCCGGGGACCCCGTCGAGCTGGCGCGCGCCTATGGTGAGGCCGGCGCCGACGAACTGGTCTTCCTGGACATCTCGGCTTCCACCGAGGGTCGGGCCACGACCCGGGAGACGGTGACGCGCTGTGCGGAGACGGTCTTCATCCCGCTCTGCGTCGGTGGGGGAGTCTCCAGCGTCGAGGACGTGGACGCCCTGTTGCGTTGCGGCGCCGACAAGGTCGGCATCAACACGGGTGCGATCCGTCGGCCCGAGGCGATCGACGAGATCACCCGTCGCTTCGGCAACCAGGTGCTGGTGCTCTCCCTGGACGCGCGTCGTGAGCCGGGGCAGCCCTCGGGCTTCGGCGTCACCACGCACGGTGGGAAGAAGTCCGCCGGGCTGGACGCCATCGCGTGGGTGAAGGAGGCCGTCGAGCGTGGTGCCGGTGAGGTGCTGCTGAACTCCATGGATGCCGACGGCACCACCGACGGCTTCGACCTGGAGATGATCCGCGCCGTGCGCGAGGTGGTGGACGTGCCGGTGATCGCCTCGGGCGGTGCCGGGACCGTGCGGCACTTCGTCGATGCGGCGAAGGCCGGAGCAGACGCCGTGCTGGCGGCCAGCGTCTTCCACTACGCCACGCTGACCATCGCCCAGGTCAAGGACGGCCTGCGCGCGGCCGGCATCGAGGTCCGCTGACCGGGCGTGGGATTTGCGACATCTTCCACGTGGACCGACCAAACCCCTTGACT from the Luteococcus japonicus genome contains:
- the hisF gene encoding imidazole glycerol phosphate synthase subunit HisF — encoded protein: MSLALRVIPCLDVHDGRVVKGVNFTNLRDAGDPVELARAYGEAGADELVFLDISASTEGRATTRETVTRCAETVFIPLCVGGGVSSVEDVDALLRCGADKVGINTGAIRRPEAIDEITRRFGNQVLVLSLDARREPGQPSGFGVTTHGGKKSAGLDAIAWVKEAVERGAGEVLLNSMDADGTTDGFDLEMIRAVREVVDVPVIASGGAGTVRHFVDAAKAGADAVLAASVFHYATLTIAQVKDGLRAAGIEVR